A single window of Granulicella sibirica DNA harbors:
- the metG gene encoding methionine--tRNA ligase subunit beta, which yields MSEATEKPLREKFYLTTPIYYVNARPHIGHAYSTIVADVLARRHRLLGDDTFFLTGTDEHGQKIERSAAAAGVPPQEFADKVSAQFRSLWDRMGLTYDRYIRTTDQCHKDGVQKLFSSLYEKGFIYLSTYTGQYSIGEEMFVEGPPGTIGPDGRPTETVTEENFFFKLSSFQLPLIDLIESGGLVITPDSSRNEVLSFLRGDVNGAEVSYSASGTAYVPGALKDLSVSRSSFTWGIPVPEPAASEASQKHVIYVWLDALANYMTAVGYGADSEKEQAEFARLWPADVHLVGKEITRFHCVYWPAFLMAAGIPTPKAVTANGWLLFDNAKMSKSRGNVVRTETILDGFGDHVYGKQFPDSTKQERDLFGADVLRYFLLREIPFGQDGSFSFDAMVTRYNADLANGYGNLVSRTLAMIVKYFDGEIPFGTMDERVGFDISLNASAIPNNYSERDFSSVLQNIMNIVRSTDTYITSKAPWKVAADETRRDELKDILYTAVESVRVVTSFIHPVLPYTTTQVFLQLGIPQPLEAGKEPLWVSQKLGELRPLFPRADKSLPQTMADMEEASATQSSAPISTESKKDPMTTENDVRPDSPFKATTTPAGAAEVPADPTHPAAPPRTSGLHAENAGEAVAGSHAVTTERVGTPPHGEAVASHPFANAAAGSEIPDTPQIAIDDFVKVDLRVARIVVAERIPKADKLLRLEVDLGYETRQILSGIAEWYTPEELIGRKIVIIANLAPRKMRGLESRGMLLAASEGEHGKPVLATFGEEIAVGARLK from the coding sequence ATGTCTGAAGCTACTGAAAAGCCCTTGCGCGAGAAGTTCTACCTTACGACCCCGATTTACTACGTCAATGCGCGTCCGCATATCGGGCATGCCTACTCGACTATCGTTGCGGATGTACTGGCGCGGCGGCATCGTCTGCTTGGGGATGACACGTTCTTCCTGACCGGGACGGATGAGCATGGGCAGAAGATCGAGCGATCGGCGGCGGCGGCGGGGGTTCCTCCGCAGGAATTTGCGGACAAGGTTTCGGCGCAGTTCCGGTCGTTGTGGGATCGGATGGGGCTGACGTATGACCGGTATATCCGGACTACCGATCAGTGTCATAAGGATGGGGTGCAGAAGCTCTTCTCTTCCCTTTATGAGAAGGGGTTTATTTATCTCTCGACTTATACGGGGCAGTACTCGATTGGCGAGGAGATGTTTGTGGAAGGGCCCCCGGGGACGATTGGGCCGGATGGGCGGCCTACCGAGACGGTTACCGAGGAGAACTTCTTCTTTAAGCTTTCGTCGTTTCAGCTTCCGCTGATTGATTTGATCGAGTCGGGTGGGTTGGTGATCACGCCGGATTCGAGCCGGAATGAGGTGCTTAGTTTTCTGCGTGGGGATGTGAATGGGGCTGAGGTGAGTTACTCGGCATCGGGCACGGCTTATGTTCCGGGGGCTTTGAAGGATCTTTCTGTTTCGCGCAGCTCGTTTACTTGGGGGATTCCGGTGCCGGAGCCTGCGGCGAGTGAGGCTTCGCAGAAGCATGTGATCTATGTGTGGCTGGATGCGCTGGCGAACTACATGACGGCTGTTGGGTATGGGGCTGACTCGGAGAAAGAGCAGGCGGAGTTCGCTCGGTTATGGCCGGCGGATGTGCATCTGGTTGGGAAAGAGATTACCCGGTTTCATTGCGTGTATTGGCCGGCGTTTTTGATGGCTGCGGGGATACCTACTCCCAAGGCTGTTACGGCCAATGGGTGGCTGCTGTTCGATAACGCGAAGATGTCGAAGTCGCGAGGGAATGTAGTGCGGACCGAGACCATTCTGGATGGGTTCGGGGATCATGTGTATGGGAAGCAGTTTCCGGATTCGACCAAGCAAGAGAGGGATTTGTTTGGGGCGGATGTGCTTCGGTACTTTCTGCTGAGAGAGATACCGTTTGGGCAGGATGGGAGCTTCAGCTTCGATGCGATGGTTACGCGGTATAACGCGGATTTGGCGAATGGGTATGGGAATTTAGTAAGTCGGACGCTGGCGATGATCGTCAAGTATTTCGATGGCGAGATCCCCTTCGGCACAATGGACGAGCGGGTGGGATTTGATATCAGCCTCAACGCAAGCGCTATCCCCAATAACTATTCTGAACGGGATTTCTCTAGCGTATTGCAGAACATAATGAACATCGTTCGGTCGACAGATACGTACATAACATCCAAAGCGCCTTGGAAAGTGGCGGCAGACGAGACCAGGCGCGACGAACTAAAGGATATCCTCTACACGGCTGTCGAATCTGTGCGGGTTGTTACGAGCTTCATTCACCCCGTGCTGCCATACACGACGACTCAGGTCTTTCTGCAGCTCGGAATTCCACAACCACTTGAGGCTGGGAAAGAGCCACTATGGGTCTCGCAGAAATTGGGTGAGCTACGCCCCCTCTTTCCTCGGGCGGATAAGTCACTTCCGCAGACCATGGCTGATATGGAAGAAGCTTCAGCCACACAGAGCAGTGCACCTATCTCTACTGAGAGCAAGAAAGATCCGATGACTACTGAAAACGATGTGCGTCCTGATTCTCCTTTCAAGGCAACTACGACTCCCGCAGGGGCGGCTGAGGTTCCTGCTGATCCGACGCATCCGGCGGCTCCTCCTCGGACCTCGGGTTTGCACGCTGAGAATGCGGGGGAGGCGGTTGCGGGGAGTCATGCGGTGACGACGGAGCGGGTGGGGACGCCTCCGCATGGGGAGGCGGTGGCTTCGCATCCGTTTGCGAATGCGGCGGCGGGGTCGGAGATTCCGGATACTCCGCAGATTGCGATCGATGACTTTGTGAAGGTGGATCTGCGGGTGGCGCGGATCGTGGTCGCGGAGAGGATCCCGAAGGCGGATAAGCTGCTGCGGTTGGAGGTCGACCTGGGGTATGAGACGCGGCAGATTCTTTCGGGGATCGCGGAGTGGTATACGCCGGAGGAGCTGATTGGGCGGAAGATCGTGATTATCGCGAACCTGGCTCCGCGGAAGATGCGGGGGCTGGAGTCTCGGGGGATGCTGCTGGCGGCTTCGGAGGGGGAGCATGGGAAGCCGGTGTTGGCCACGTTTGGGGAGGAGATTGCGGTGGGGGCTCGGCTGAAGTAG
- a CDS encoding FadR/GntR family transcriptional regulator, with protein MRKEHHDEPVTHSQLTLQVVEHVRELISSGKLHPGDRLPPERELARELKISRSSLRAGIGFLSAMGVLKSRHGAGTFVSSGPPQLDSSSLNILGTLHGFQPAQMFEARMVLESNIAALAAERATDEHIAELAEEVAEMYAALDDPQEYLIHDVRFHRTIARAAQNPILAALMETITANMYDSRHITVEHSTDLKESAEMHREIYRAIRTHNPAQARNTMEAHLKAALTAQATEGLGAEQVAG; from the coding sequence GTGAGAAAAGAGCATCATGATGAGCCGGTAACCCATAGCCAACTCACCCTGCAGGTCGTGGAGCATGTGCGTGAGCTGATCTCGTCGGGGAAGCTGCATCCCGGGGATCGGCTGCCTCCGGAGAGGGAGCTGGCGCGGGAGCTGAAGATCTCGCGTTCGTCGCTGCGGGCGGGGATCGGGTTCCTGTCGGCGATGGGGGTTTTGAAGTCGCGGCATGGGGCTGGGACGTTTGTTTCTTCGGGTCCGCCGCAACTGGATTCGAGTTCTTTGAACATTCTGGGGACTTTGCATGGGTTTCAGCCGGCGCAGATGTTCGAGGCGCGGATGGTGCTGGAATCAAATATCGCGGCGCTGGCGGCGGAGCGGGCAACGGACGAGCACATCGCCGAGCTGGCCGAGGAAGTTGCCGAGATGTATGCCGCTCTGGATGATCCGCAGGAGTACCTGATCCACGATGTGCGGTTTCACCGGACGATTGCGCGGGCGGCTCAGAACCCGATCCTGGCGGCGCTGATGGAGACGATCACGGCGAATATGTACGATTCGCGGCATATCACGGTGGAGCATTCGACGGATCTGAAGGAATCGGCGGAGATGCACCGGGAGATCTACCGGGCGATTCGAACGCATAACCCGGCGCAGGCACGGAACACGATGGAAGCGCATTTGAAGGCGGCTTTGACGGCGCAGGCGACCGAGGGGCTGGGAGCGGAACAGGTGGCGGGGTAG
- a CDS encoding M16 family metallopeptidase: protein MSATLVEPLLPTKNAARNIRRTVLPNGLLVLTESMEHVRSVSMGVWVNSGSRDEEAGVNGISHFVEHMVFKGTETRSAQVLAREVDQIGGNLDAFTSKEQVCFNIKVLDENLVPALDLLSDLVLHPTFAAEDIERERGVILEEIKMDEDNPDYLVHEVFTQNFWKGDALGRPILGNAKTVSSFDRAVVSAEYGRRFTPSNMVFSAAGRIEHDTFVAQVEAQFAGLAASSGEGMAQAKAPVANPHITLKNKKSLEQVQVVLGVPAPSVQDPRRYAIYLMNTMLGGGMSSRLFQTIREDEGMAYSIYSEMNPFRDVGSLSVYAGTSLDKVEKLLRLTLQEFRRLKDEQVSAAELKRAKDQLKSNIVLGLESSSSRMANLARQQMYYGRFFGVDEITREIEAVTPEMVQEIARELFQGDRIALTMLGNLGGLKIGREDLVC from the coding sequence ATGTCCGCAACCCTGGTTGAACCGCTTTTGCCTACGAAGAACGCTGCCCGCAATATCCGCCGAACCGTCCTGCCGAATGGGCTGCTTGTGCTGACCGAGAGCATGGAGCATGTGCGAAGTGTGTCGATGGGAGTTTGGGTGAACTCCGGGTCGCGGGATGAAGAGGCGGGGGTGAACGGGATCTCGCACTTTGTCGAGCACATGGTGTTCAAGGGGACAGAGACGCGGTCGGCTCAGGTGCTGGCGCGGGAGGTGGACCAGATTGGGGGGAATCTGGATGCGTTCACGAGCAAGGAACAGGTCTGCTTCAACATCAAGGTGCTGGACGAGAACCTGGTTCCGGCGCTCGATCTGCTGAGCGATCTGGTGCTGCATCCGACGTTTGCCGCAGAGGATATCGAGCGGGAGCGGGGAGTGATCCTCGAAGAGATCAAGATGGACGAGGACAATCCGGACTACCTGGTACATGAGGTGTTCACGCAGAACTTCTGGAAGGGCGATGCGCTGGGGCGGCCGATCCTGGGGAATGCGAAGACGGTTTCGAGCTTCGACCGGGCGGTGGTGTCGGCGGAGTATGGGCGGCGGTTTACGCCCTCGAACATGGTGTTTTCGGCGGCCGGGCGGATCGAGCACGATACGTTTGTGGCGCAGGTGGAGGCTCAGTTTGCCGGGCTGGCGGCTTCTTCGGGCGAGGGGATGGCGCAGGCGAAGGCGCCGGTGGCGAATCCGCATATCACGTTGAAGAACAAGAAGTCGCTGGAGCAGGTGCAGGTGGTGCTTGGGGTTCCGGCGCCTTCGGTGCAGGATCCGCGTAGATATGCGATCTACCTGATGAACACGATGCTGGGCGGCGGGATGAGCTCGCGGCTGTTTCAGACGATTCGGGAGGACGAGGGGATGGCGTACTCGATCTACTCGGAGATGAACCCGTTTCGGGATGTGGGGTCGCTGAGCGTGTATGCGGGGACTTCGCTGGATAAAGTCGAGAAGCTTCTGCGGCTTACGCTGCAGGAGTTTCGGCGTCTTAAGGACGAACAGGTGAGTGCGGCGGAGTTAAAGCGGGCTAAGGACCAGTTGAAGAGCAATATCGTTCTGGGGCTGGAGAGTTCGTCGAGCAGGATGGCGAACCTGGCTCGGCAGCAGATGTACTATGGGCGGTTTTTCGGCGTGGACGAGATTACGAGAGAGATCGAAGCCGTGACTCCGGAGATGGTGCAGGAGATTGCGCGGGAGCTGTTCCAGGGAGACAGGATCGCGTTGACGATGCTTGGGAACCTGGGCGGGTTGAAGATCGGGCGTGAGGATCTTGTTTGCTAG
- a CDS encoding MFS transporter — MSSTRPVVQSGFTSYAPEKPSTRWFVCALLFAATTINYMDRSVLSLIEPLLHTLPFMGWNPGLDATHQDVFNNNYGNIIICFQIAYGVGLLTAGRVVDKLGTKIGYAVAISVWALSSMGHAAVASVVGFCVARAMLGLGESGNFPAAIKAVTEWFPSEERALATGLFNSGSNASAFVAPALVAFVTTKYGWRAAFVTTGSMGLLWLVVWLLFPYNRLKRGASQTQANLEPVVAAGAQKGFFTLFGELGKTRQLWAFAVGKGFTDPIWWFYLFYLPKFLNENYGLDLKHAYWEIVAVYAVSSVGSIAGGALSGIVMKRGYTVNQGRKFALLVCALCVLPIMLVPYMHVISPGSAWPAVALFALAAAAHQGWSANLFSTPTDMFPASAVSTVVGIGGAVGAVGGATFTWIVKHYFSLHPMLIFTMGGCSYLSALIIFHLLVPRLGVRRDAVPA; from the coding sequence ATGTCCTCGACCCGACCGGTAGTGCAGTCCGGCTTTACGAGCTACGCGCCTGAGAAGCCGAGCACGCGGTGGTTCGTGTGCGCGCTTCTGTTTGCCGCGACGACGATCAACTATATGGACCGGTCGGTGCTGTCGCTGATCGAGCCTCTGCTGCATACGCTGCCGTTCATGGGGTGGAACCCGGGTCTGGATGCGACGCACCAGGATGTTTTCAACAATAACTACGGCAACATCATCATCTGTTTCCAGATTGCGTATGGGGTTGGTCTGCTGACTGCCGGGCGGGTGGTCGATAAGCTGGGGACGAAGATCGGGTATGCGGTCGCGATCAGCGTGTGGGCGCTCTCGTCGATGGGGCATGCGGCGGTGGCTTCGGTGGTGGGATTCTGCGTGGCGCGGGCGATGCTTGGGCTGGGGGAGTCGGGGAACTTTCCGGCAGCGATCAAGGCGGTGACGGAGTGGTTTCCATCGGAGGAACGGGCGCTGGCGACGGGGCTGTTCAACTCGGGCTCGAATGCTTCGGCGTTCGTGGCTCCGGCGCTGGTGGCGTTTGTGACGACGAAGTATGGGTGGCGGGCGGCGTTCGTGACGACGGGATCGATGGGGCTTTTGTGGCTCGTGGTGTGGCTGCTGTTTCCGTATAACCGGCTGAAGCGAGGGGCTTCGCAGACGCAGGCGAATCTTGAGCCGGTGGTCGCGGCGGGGGCGCAGAAGGGCTTCTTTACGCTGTTTGGCGAGCTTGGGAAGACGCGTCAGCTTTGGGCTTTTGCGGTTGGCAAAGGGTTCACGGACCCGATCTGGTGGTTTTACCTCTTTTACCTGCCGAAGTTTCTGAATGAGAACTATGGACTGGATCTGAAGCATGCTTACTGGGAGATTGTGGCGGTTTACGCGGTTTCGAGCGTGGGATCGATCGCGGGTGGAGCACTCTCGGGCATCGTGATGAAGCGTGGCTATACCGTCAACCAGGGGAGGAAATTTGCGCTTCTGGTGTGCGCGCTATGCGTTCTGCCGATCATGCTTGTGCCTTACATGCATGTGATTTCGCCGGGCAGTGCCTGGCCGGCGGTGGCGCTGTTCGCGCTGGCGGCGGCGGCTCATCAGGGCTGGTCGGCCAACCTGTTTTCGACGCCGACGGATATGTTTCCCGCGAGCGCGGTTTCGACCGTGGTGGGGATCGGCGGGGCGGTGGGAGCGGTGGGCGGGGCTACGTTTACGTGGATCGTAAAGCACTACTTCTCGCTTCACCCTATGCTGATTTTCACGATGGGCGGGTGCTCTTATCTTTCGGCGCTGATCATCTTTCACCTTCTGGTGCCACGGCTTGGGGTTCGGAGGGATGCGGTTCCGGCTTAG
- a CDS encoding arginine--tRNA ligase, with protein sequence MYRTLQLALLARIQTVLKTKYDTTLAQLAVEQPPNIEMGEIATPVAFELAKRLRKAPRAIATELAADLNAELSHLPGVASIEVAGAGYLNIKLDRAAIVRRIAAGEHANLGGPGFRLIEHTSINPNKAAHIGHLRNAILGDTFQRLLRPDDYKAGYQVGVQNYIDNTGVQVADVVVGLVHLEHKSLSQVRELLTECLETNQRIDFYCWDLYARVSQWYTEPGIDAATLAQRKQIRLDTLHALEVGNNETAEMADLVSTEVLRRHLETMLRLGIEYDFLPRESEILSLHFWDAARTLMTERGVLYEETEGKNKGCLVMRRAGAEHTDASEGPDEDAKVIVRSNGTVTYVGKDIAYHLWKFGLLPGKDFGYIPFFSYPTHPCWISTSGPSDPEAPTFGKADAIYNVIDSRQNDPQTQVQEALRAMGFADAADRYTHFSYAMVAMTPRCAVELGYEIPESDLAKPFVEVSGRKGLGVKADDLIDKLILAAKSEVDTRHPELTEAERLSISTQIAVGALRFFMLRFTRNTIIAFDFKDALSFEGETGPYIQYAIVRAANIFRKSETTPEAALAAIAGLDLDAILTSEEGTSLWETWLAASRLTTVLEQSIQSAEPANLAKYAFTLAQQFNNFYHRHHILTEEDPTRRVVLLATAAAAHRELIRALGYLGIEAPPVM encoded by the coding sequence ATGTACCGCACTCTCCAACTCGCTCTCCTGGCACGCATCCAGACCGTCCTCAAGACGAAGTACGACACCACCCTCGCACAGCTCGCCGTAGAGCAGCCGCCGAACATCGAGATGGGCGAAATCGCCACCCCGGTCGCCTTCGAGCTGGCCAAGCGCCTCCGCAAAGCCCCCCGAGCCATCGCGACCGAGCTAGCCGCCGACCTGAACGCCGAGCTCTCCCATCTTCCCGGAGTAGCCTCGATCGAAGTCGCCGGAGCCGGCTACCTCAACATCAAGCTCGACCGCGCCGCCATCGTCCGCCGCATCGCCGCCGGCGAGCACGCCAACCTCGGCGGCCCCGGCTTCCGCCTCATCGAGCACACCAGCATCAACCCAAACAAGGCCGCCCACATCGGCCATCTCCGCAACGCCATCCTCGGCGACACCTTTCAGCGCCTCCTCCGCCCCGACGACTACAAGGCCGGCTACCAGGTCGGCGTCCAGAATTACATCGACAACACCGGTGTCCAGGTAGCCGATGTCGTCGTAGGCCTCGTCCACCTCGAGCACAAGTCCCTCTCCCAGGTCCGCGAGCTCCTCACCGAGTGCCTCGAGACCAACCAGCGCATCGACTTCTACTGCTGGGACCTCTACGCCCGTGTCAGCCAGTGGTACACCGAACCCGGCATCGACGCCGCGACCCTCGCCCAGCGCAAGCAGATCCGTCTCGACACCCTCCACGCCCTCGAAGTCGGCAACAACGAGACCGCCGAAATGGCCGACCTCGTCTCCACCGAAGTCCTCCGCCGCCACCTCGAGACCATGCTCCGCCTCGGCATCGAGTACGACTTCCTCCCGCGCGAGTCCGAGATCCTCTCCCTCCACTTCTGGGACGCCGCCCGCACCCTCATGACCGAACGCGGGGTCCTCTACGAAGAGACCGAGGGCAAGAACAAGGGCTGCTTAGTCATGCGCCGCGCCGGAGCCGAACACACAGACGCCTCCGAAGGCCCCGACGAAGACGCCAAGGTCATCGTCCGCTCCAACGGAACCGTCACCTACGTCGGCAAGGACATCGCATATCACCTCTGGAAGTTCGGCCTCCTCCCCGGCAAGGACTTCGGCTACATCCCCTTCTTCTCCTACCCGACGCACCCCTGCTGGATCTCAACCTCGGGCCCGTCGGACCCCGAAGCCCCCACCTTCGGCAAGGCCGACGCCATCTACAACGTCATCGACTCCCGCCAGAACGACCCCCAGACCCAGGTCCAGGAAGCCCTCCGCGCCATGGGCTTCGCGGACGCCGCCGACCGCTACACCCACTTCTCCTACGCCATGGTCGCCATGACCCCCCGCTGCGCCGTCGAGCTCGGCTACGAAATTCCCGAGTCCGATTTAGCGAAACCATTCGTTGAAGTAAGTGGCCGTAAAGGATTGGGAGTAAAGGCCGACGACCTCATCGACAAGCTCATCCTCGCCGCCAAATCCGAGGTCGACACCCGCCACCCTGAACTCACCGAAGCCGAGCGCCTCTCCATCTCCACCCAGATCGCCGTCGGAGCGCTGCGCTTCTTCATGCTCCGCTTCACCCGCAACACGATCATCGCCTTCGACTTCAAGGATGCCCTCAGCTTCGAAGGCGAAACCGGCCCCTACATCCAGTACGCTATCGTCCGAGCAGCGAATATCTTCCGCAAGTCCGAGACAACACCCGAGGCCGCACTAGCCGCGATCGCGGGTCTCGACCTCGACGCCATCCTCACCTCCGAGGAAGGCACAAGCCTCTGGGAGACCTGGCTCGCCGCCTCCCGCCTCACCACGGTCCTCGAGCAGTCCATCCAGTCCGCCGAACCCGCAAACCTCGCGAAATATGCCTTCACCCTCGCCCAGCAGTTCAACAACTTCTACCACCGCCACCACATCCTCACCGAAGAGGACCCCACCCGCCGCGTCGTCCTGCTCGCCACCGCCGCCGCCGCCCACCGCGAACTCATCCGCGCGTTGGGCTACCTCGGAATAGAAGCACCACCCGTCATGTAA
- a CDS encoding pectinesterase family protein, which produces MPSRVRTLGICLATLAFSLSAQERTKLPPPPPTFTVGGYQSDYGSIHDAVAAAPGQGAVIRIRPGVYREQVKVVRPNIQLRGDGKDPEKVTLIFSSTQPTLTVTADDFYADTLTIANDGPRENAVALQITGDRAVLHDVRVLGSLTSSPKPSPPEPGK; this is translated from the coding sequence ATGCCCTCACGCGTTCGCACCCTCGGAATCTGCCTCGCAACACTGGCCTTCAGCCTTTCCGCTCAGGAACGCACCAAACTCCCGCCCCCACCCCCCACTTTCACTGTCGGAGGGTATCAGTCCGACTACGGCTCCATCCACGACGCCGTCGCCGCCGCCCCCGGGCAGGGAGCCGTCATCCGAATCCGTCCCGGAGTCTATCGCGAGCAGGTGAAAGTGGTCCGGCCAAACATCCAACTACGCGGCGACGGCAAAGACCCCGAAAAAGTAACCCTGATCTTCTCTTCCACCCAGCCCACCCTCACCGTAACCGCCGACGACTTCTACGCCGACACCCTCACCATCGCCAACGATGGCCCCAGGGAAAACGCCGTCGCCCTGCAAATCACTGGCGATCGAGCCGTCCTGCATGACGTTCGCGTCCTCGGGAGTCTCACCTCGTCGCCGAAGCCGAGCCCTCCCGAGCCGGGAAAATAA
- a CDS encoding prepilin-type N-terminal cleavage/methylation domain-containing protein, whose product MKTIEMLVAGRAKRDGVRGDEGFTLIELLIVMSVMLILMTLGIPQLLKLRKTANETSAMQSVRTIGQAELSYSSTYPSNGFACSLAALGGAQGSGAPTPQSAQILPSDLAAGQKAGYTYAITNCTKVTVNNQDMFTSFQVTAVPNSVGRTGDRGFCSDENNVIKFDPQGGTNCTQTLQ is encoded by the coding sequence ATGAAGACGATTGAGATGTTGGTGGCGGGTCGGGCAAAGAGGGATGGCGTTCGCGGGGATGAGGGGTTCACGCTGATCGAGCTTCTGATCGTGATGTCGGTCATGCTGATCCTGATGACGCTGGGCATTCCGCAGCTCTTGAAGCTGAGGAAGACGGCGAACGAGACGTCGGCGATGCAGTCGGTGAGGACGATCGGGCAGGCGGAGTTGTCGTATAGCTCGACGTATCCGTCGAATGGGTTCGCGTGCAGCCTGGCGGCATTGGGTGGGGCGCAGGGTTCGGGCGCGCCTACTCCGCAGTCGGCGCAGATTCTGCCTTCGGATCTGGCGGCTGGACAGAAGGCGGGATACACGTACGCGATTACGAACTGCACGAAGGTGACCGTCAACAACCAGGACATGTTTACTTCGTTCCAGGTGACGGCGGTTCCGAATTCTGTTGGCCGGACGGGCGATCGTGGTTTCTGCTCGGACGAGAATAACGTGATCAAGTTCGATCCGCAGGGTGGCACGAACTGCACGCAGACGCTTCAGTAG
- a CDS encoding LolA family protein, whose translation MAFAAPVVDAGAVAAPSPDKTIVKKVDEHYNHLNSLRARYVEHYAGMGMDRTESGMLELAKPGRMRWAYDKPVGKVFVLDGKYAWSYTPGDAQVERVAAKKLDDLRSPLRFLLGHTQLAKELEGMIVEPAGAGFKISGVPKGMGQRVRLLSLLVDGMGQIQKMKLEEIDGAVTEFSFSEMKENLPVAAKDFVFVVPDGVGVVDGLPPV comes from the coding sequence ATGGCTTTCGCGGCTCCGGTGGTTGACGCCGGGGCCGTTGCTGCGCCTTCGCCGGACAAGACGATTGTGAAGAAGGTCGACGAGCACTATAACCATTTGAACTCGCTGCGGGCTCGGTATGTCGAGCACTATGCCGGGATGGGCATGGACCGCACTGAGTCTGGGATGCTGGAGTTGGCGAAGCCGGGACGGATGCGGTGGGCCTACGATAAGCCGGTGGGCAAAGTCTTTGTGCTGGATGGGAAGTATGCGTGGTCGTACACGCCGGGGGACGCGCAGGTGGAGCGCGTGGCGGCGAAGAAGCTGGATGACTTGCGGTCGCCGCTGCGGTTCCTGCTTGGGCATACGCAGCTGGCGAAGGAGCTTGAGGGGATGATTGTGGAGCCAGCGGGCGCGGGGTTCAAGATCTCGGGCGTGCCGAAGGGGATGGGGCAGAGGGTTCGGCTGCTTTCGTTGCTAGTGGATGGGATGGGGCAGATCCAGAAGATGAAGCTGGAAGAGATCGATGGGGCGGTTACGGAGTTTTCCTTCTCGGAGATGAAGGAGAATCTGCCGGTGGCGGCTAAGGATTTTGTGTTTGTGGTGCCGGATGGGGTGGGGGTTGTGGATGGGTTGCCGCCGGTTTAG
- a CDS encoding DinB family protein, giving the protein MQPKCSIFAAATLTLVLTGAAFAQTAPSGPAAEVLTSYNRLKGNIIKAAEKMPADSYEYKITPDIRTYARVVNHVTEAQFHTCTTLNGKKFEASMVPSDTAGKDAVVAGLKASYAECDKAYEGLTDAALTETVQAGPTKRSKIGMAWGNVSHDNEQYAILSIYLRLKGIMPPTVEK; this is encoded by the coding sequence ATGCAGCCGAAGTGTTCGATCTTTGCAGCAGCCACCCTCACCCTGGTGCTCACCGGGGCAGCTTTTGCCCAAACCGCTCCCTCTGGTCCTGCCGCAGAGGTGCTGACCAGCTACAACCGCCTGAAGGGAAACATCATCAAGGCTGCCGAGAAGATGCCCGCGGACAGCTACGAGTACAAGATCACGCCGGACATCCGGACGTATGCGCGGGTGGTAAACCATGTTACCGAGGCGCAGTTCCACACCTGCACGACGTTGAATGGAAAGAAGTTCGAGGCGTCGATGGTGCCTTCCGATACGGCGGGCAAGGATGCCGTGGTTGCGGGCTTGAAGGCTTCCTACGCGGAGTGCGATAAGGCTTATGAGGGGCTGACGGATGCGGCGCTCACGGAGACGGTGCAGGCTGGTCCGACCAAACGCTCGAAGATTGGGATGGCGTGGGGGAATGTGTCGCACGACAACGAGCAGTATGCAATCCTCTCGATCTATCTCCGGCTGAAGGGCATCATGCCTCCTACGGTCGAGAAGTAG